The following proteins are encoded in a genomic region of Clostridium kluyveri:
- a CDS encoding nitrogenase component 1, with protein sequence MRVNIKSPEVQIRERRLGSITGFYGSASELCNKSKSGKLCDRMHSFSQCLGCSSGNALCQLALIQDAVVINHAPLGCSADFSDFNFINTVERQARNIPVANANLLSTNLNEEDTIYGGGQKLESTIEEAYYRFKPNAIFITTSCASGIIGDDVDTIAQEAENKFNIPVVYVSCEGFRSKIWTTGFDAAYHAIIRKIVKPPIKKMKDMVNVINFWGTDIFTDLFGRIGLTPNYIVPFSTIDQLQKISEAAATVQICPTLGTYLAASLEQEYGVPEVKTPPAYGIEGTDAWFRELGRITGKEKEVEELIKSEKERIYPELERLREKLKGKRVYITAGAAHGHSIMYILRDLGVEIVGASIFHHDPCYDNRDDKGKSLDHLVKTYGDIKHFNVCNKQSYELINSLNRLKPDIFVARHGGMAIWGAKLGIPTFLMDNEQFGLGYQGLLNYGNKVLDVLETPEFIKNIAAHTKLAYTDWWINQKPDTFLEVNKHE encoded by the coding sequence TTGAGGGTAAATATAAAGTCACCAGAAGTTCAAATTAGAGAGAGAAGACTTGGTTCAATTACGGGATTTTATGGAAGTGCATCTGAACTTTGTAATAAATCAAAATCAGGAAAACTTTGTGATAGAATGCATTCTTTTAGCCAATGTTTAGGATGCAGCTCAGGTAATGCATTGTGTCAGCTAGCCTTAATACAGGATGCTGTGGTTATAAATCATGCTCCACTGGGCTGTTCAGCTGATTTTTCAGATTTTAACTTCATAAATACAGTAGAAAGACAAGCAAGAAATATTCCAGTTGCAAATGCAAATTTATTAAGTACAAACTTAAATGAGGAAGATACTATATATGGCGGAGGACAAAAATTGGAATCCACTATAGAAGAAGCATATTATAGATTTAAACCTAACGCAATATTTATAACAACTTCCTGTGCATCTGGAATTATAGGTGATGATGTAGATACCATAGCTCAGGAAGCTGAGAATAAATTTAATATTCCGGTTGTATATGTTTCATGTGAAGGCTTTAGATCTAAAATTTGGACCACTGGTTTTGATGCAGCATATCATGCAATAATCAGAAAGATAGTAAAACCACCAATTAAAAAAATGAAAGATATGGTGAATGTGATTAATTTTTGGGGTACCGATATTTTTACTGATTTATTTGGAAGAATTGGTTTAACACCCAACTATATAGTACCATTTTCTACAATAGATCAATTGCAAAAAATATCTGAAGCAGCAGCTACAGTACAGATTTGTCCCACACTTGGAACTTATTTGGCCGCATCTCTTGAACAGGAATATGGAGTGCCGGAAGTTAAAACTCCACCTGCTTATGGAATAGAGGGAACGGATGCCTGGTTTAGGGAACTTGGCAGGATAACCGGGAAAGAAAAAGAAGTGGAGGAATTAATTAAATCAGAAAAAGAAAGGATATATCCTGAACTTGAAAGACTGAGAGAAAAATTAAAAGGAAAAAGAGTCTATATTACAGCAGGTGCTGCCCATGGACACAGCATAATGTATATTTTAAGGGATCTGGGAGTTGAAATTGTAGGAGCCTCCATATTTCATCATGATCCATGTTATGACAACAGAGATGATAAAGGAAAGAGTTTAGATCACCTAGTTAAAACTTATGGAGATATAAAACATTTTAACGTATGTAATAAACAATCATATGAACTTATAAATTCCCTTAATAGATTAAAACCGGATATATTTGTGGCACGTCATGGTGGTATGGCTATATGGGGAGCCAAACTTGGCATACCAACATTTTTGATGGACAATGAACAATTTGGGTTAGGGTATCAAGGACTATTGAATTATGGAAATAAAGTTTTGGATGTACTTGAGACTCCAGAATTTATAAAAAATATTGCTGCACACACTAAACTTGCATATACGGATTGGTGGATTAATCAAAAACCTGATACTTTTTTGGAGGTAAACAAGCATGAGTAA
- a CDS encoding nitrogenase component 1: MSKILEQPRHYCTLGAQQTVTAIKSAIPIIHSGPGCGVKLFRGLSTNSGYQGTGYSGGGTIPCTNSTEREVVFGGETRLREVIDGTLKVLKGEIFVVLTGCTADIVGDDVSQVVKDYKDQGVPIVYAETGGFKGTNFKGHEIVIKAIVDQFIGERNPQIKKGLVNVWSSIPYQDSFWAGNLNQIKYLLENIGLKANILFGPKSRGLEEWNSIPDAQFNIVVSPWVGIETAEFLKEKYGTPYLHYALPPIGAGETSKFLRTVGEFANLDSSRVEDFIKNEEDNFYYYLERAADFFLEFRYSIPDRFFNITDSFYALGISKFLLNELGILPGEQYITDDTPKKYQNDIIDEFSKISSTRKFEVFFELDGGKIHQRLRKYNLGTHIPLILGSSWDRDITRELNAFGINITLPVMHRLVLNGGYLGYNGGLRLIEDIYGNILETYK; encoded by the coding sequence ATGAGTAAAATATTGGAACAGCCTAGACATTATTGTACTCTTGGAGCACAACAAACAGTAACTGCAATAAAAAGTGCAATACCAATAATTCATTCAGGACCCGGATGCGGTGTAAAACTCTTTAGAGGGCTTAGTACAAATTCTGGCTATCAAGGTACAGGATATTCTGGAGGGGGAACAATCCCATGCACCAATTCAACTGAAAGAGAAGTTGTATTTGGGGGAGAAACAAGGTTAAGAGAGGTAATAGATGGAACTCTTAAAGTGTTAAAAGGAGAAATTTTTGTAGTTCTTACGGGGTGCACTGCGGATATAGTAGGAGATGATGTGAGTCAAGTAGTAAAAGACTACAAGGATCAGGGAGTACCCATAGTATATGCTGAAACAGGTGGATTTAAAGGTACAAATTTTAAAGGACATGAGATAGTAATTAAAGCTATAGTAGATCAGTTTATAGGGGAAAGAAATCCCCAAATTAAAAAAGGTCTTGTAAATGTTTGGTCGTCAATTCCCTACCAAGATAGCTTCTGGGCAGGAAATCTAAATCAGATAAAATATCTTCTAGAGAATATAGGGCTTAAGGCCAACATATTATTTGGACCAAAATCTAGAGGATTAGAGGAATGGAATTCAATACCAGATGCTCAATTTAATATTGTAGTTTCTCCCTGGGTTGGAATTGAAACAGCAGAATTTTTAAAAGAAAAATATGGTACACCTTATTTGCATTATGCGCTGCCCCCTATAGGTGCTGGGGAAACCAGTAAATTTTTAAGAACAGTTGGAGAGTTTGCTAATTTGGATTCTAGTAGAGTTGAAGATTTCATTAAAAATGAAGAGGATAATTTTTATTATTATTTAGAGAGAGCAGCTGATTTTTTTCTTGAATTTAGGTATAGCATACCAGATAGATTTTTTAATATAACAGATTCTTTTTATGCACTTGGCATAAGTAAGTTTTTATTAAATGAACTGGGCATTCTTCCAGGTGAACAATATATAACAGATGATACACCTAAGAAATATCAAAATGATATAATAGATGAATTCAGTAAAATTTCATCCACTAGAAAATTTGAAGTATTTTTTGAATTAGATGGCGGAAAGATACATCAAAGGCTTAGAAAATATAATTTAGGAACACATATTCCATTAATTTTAGGAAGTTCATGGGATAGAGACATAACCAGGGAATTAAATGCCTTTGGAATAAATATAACTCTTCCTGTTATGCATAGACTTGTACTAAATGGAGGGTACCTGGGATATAATGGTGGTTTAAGACTCATTGAAGATATATATGGCAATATATTGGAAACATATAAATAA